The DNA region TTTCCATGGCGGAGTCGCACTGGCGCATGTTGCTGGCAATGAGGTTCACACCGTGCTCCCCCAGCAGCGCCATGGCCATGGGCAGACTGTCCACCATGCCGGGCATTCCATAAGCGGCGCTGTTGGCGGTGGCCAGCAGTGTGGCGGCCAGCGGGGGGGAGGCGGCGGCCACATCGGCCATCAGGCGGAGGCTGTCTCCGCCCGTCCCCACAAGCGCGGTGATTTGCGCCGCGGTCTTGGCGCCGACCTCAAGGCGCTGCGTCTCGCGGACCCGCTGCCGCAACTCCTCGACCAGAATGGGGTCGCGGTGCAGGGGGGGGCGCCCGGAGGGGGGCGGCCCGCCTGCGGCCTCCCCTGCGGCTTTTGCCGCGCCGGTGGGCGCTGCCGGCCCGCCCATGTCCCCGGTTTCCGCCACCCGGTAGTGCTTTTGCAGCATTGCCTGGAAATCGTCATGGGAACACAGCATCGGCTTTACCCGGAGTCCGGTGGTCTCCTGGATTTCGCTGATGGCCTCCATGTCCAGCGGGCACACCATGGCCACGGTCAGCAGTTTTCCCAGCCGGTCAATGGGTATGGCGAAATTCCGCACGACCATCTCCTGGGGCAGCACGGAAACCATTTCCCTGCCGAGGGTGAAATGCGCCAGACTGATGCCGGCTGCGCCGGGCTGGCGGGACAGGAGGCTGTGCAGCGCCTCTTTCTTCAGGTGGCCCTGCCGGATGAGAATGTCAAACAGTTTTCCGCCGCTTTTTTCCAGAATCTCCCGCGCCTCGGCGACATGCTCCCTGCTGACCAGTCCGGCGGCGGTCAGCAATTGGACCAGTGGGTCCGTCCCCTTTGTCTCCGGTGGTTTTGTCTCCTGGGGTTCCCCGGTGTGGGGCTCGGGAACGGGCTCCTCGTGGGCCCCCGTGTCAATCAACACGCCGCACTTCACGCAACGGAAATACCGGGCGGTTGTTGCGGGGGGTATGCGCATCCTCTGGCCGCACTGTGCGCAGGTGATTAGATTTGTCGCGGCATCATACGCCAAGAGGCTTCTCCCGCTTTTCGCATAGCCTGATTATAATACTCATGGGAGGTTCATGCCACCCTATGCCAATACTATGTCACAAAAGGGGGGGCCACTTCATCCCCCGGTTCACCTCAAAAGCAGGCGCCCTTCCCTGTGTTATACTTGGCGCCCGCCCAAAGGAACTGATCATGCAGGACACGCATCAGGACAAAATGATAAGCATTCCCCGCCCGCCGGTCATAGAAAAGGCCATGCTGGCGCGGGTGCTGCTGCCCGGTGAAAGCGCCGCCGACGTGGAGGAGTCGCTGGAGGAGATGCGGCAACTGGCCTGGACCGCCGGGGCCGATGTGGCGCTCACCATGGTCCAGCGCCGTGACCGGCCCAACCCGGCCACCCTCGTGGGCGGAGGGAAAATCACGGAGATGCGGGCCGCCATAGAGGAGATGGGCATCGAGGTGGTCCTGTTTGACTCGGACCTGACTCCGGCCCAGGGGGTGAAGCTGGAGAAGGCCCTCGAATGCAAGGTGCTGGACCGGACCCAGTTGATTCTGGACATTTTCGCGCAGCGCGCGCAGACCCGCGAGGGGCGCAAACAGGTGGAACTGGCCCAGTTGCAGTACCTGCTGCCCCGGCTGTCCGGGCGCGGCTCGCTCATGCGCCAGCAGGGCGGCATCGGCGTGCGCGGTCCCGGCGAGCAAAAACTGGAGGTGGACCGCCGGGTCATCCGGGACCGCATCGCCCGGCTGAAGGAGGAACTGGACGAGGTGCGGCGGCACCGCCGTGTCCAGCGTGAAAAACGGGGCTCCCAGGGGATTCCCACCGTGGCGCTGGTGGGCTACACGAACGCGGGCAAATCCTCCCTGCTCAACGCCCTCACCGAGGCGGGGGCGCTGGCGGAAAACCGGCTGTTCGCCACGCTGGACCCGCTGGTGCGCCGGTGCGCCCTGCCGGACGGCGGTGAAATCCTGCTGGCGGACACGGTGGGCTTTGTGCGGAGGCTTCCCCACACCCTGGTGGCGGCGTTCCGCGCCACCCTGGAGGCGGTGAACGAGGCGGACCTGCTGCTGGCGGTGATGGATGCGGCCCATCCCGCCATGGAGGACCACGCGCGGACGGTGCGCCAGGTGATGGAGGAAATCGGCGCCTCGGCCGTGCCGGTTATCAGGGTGTACAACAAGGCGGACCTGCTGCCATCCGAGGAGCGGTACGGCCTGGACTCGGACCGGGAGCCGCATGTCATCGTGTCGGCGCGCACCGGCGAGGGGCTGGACCG from Candidatus Hydrogenedentota bacterium includes:
- a CDS encoding HDOD domain-containing protein; its protein translation is MLIDTGAHEEPVPEPHTGEPQETKPPETKGTDPLVQLLTAAGLVSREHVAEAREILEKSGGKLFDILIRQGHLKKEALHSLLSRQPGAAGISLAHFTLGREMVSVLPQEMVVRNFAIPIDRLGKLLTVAMVCPLDMEAISEIQETTGLRVKPMLCSHDDFQAMLQKHYRVAETGDMGGPAAPTGAAKAAGEAAGGPPPSGRPPLHRDPILVEELRQRVRETQRLEVGAKTAAQITALVGTGGDSLRLMADVAAASPPLAATLLATANSAAYGMPGMVDSLPMAMALLGEHGVNLIASNMRQCDSAMERHLALAARHARKVGNVASALAGRCGVCAPGTAQAAGLLYAAGSFALAVNEPEEYRKLDRHLVGAGRNVAEKQVFGLGHAEAGGLLLARWGIPAPLHESVRHYANPDKAGDFGDIARLLAVTIACVNVEGAYEEEPEPEILALMDRLGLTEETVRGAVSASG
- the hflX gene encoding GTPase HflX, which encodes MISIPRPPVIEKAMLARVLLPGESAADVEESLEEMRQLAWTAGADVALTMVQRRDRPNPATLVGGGKITEMRAAIEEMGIEVVLFDSDLTPAQGVKLEKALECKVLDRTQLILDIFAQRAQTREGRKQVELAQLQYLLPRLSGRGSLMRQQGGIGVRGPGEQKLEVDRRVIRDRIARLKEELDEVRRHRRVQREKRGSQGIPTVALVGYTNAGKSSLLNALTEAGALAENRLFATLDPLVRRCALPDGGEILLADTVGFVRRLPHTLVAAFRATLEAVNEADLLLAVMDAAHPAMEDHARTVRQVMEEIGASAVPVIRVYNKADLLPSEERYGLDSDREPHVIVSARTGEGLDRLLAAVQAHLGTRRARLRLRVPQEQAAVLSRLHERGRILRKSYEGNDIILEVEADPVLAGQLNPWVDNKGDTA